Proteins encoded together in one Undibacterium sp. CCC3.4 window:
- the sdhD gene encoding succinate dehydrogenase, hydrophobic membrane anchor protein translates to MANNNIGPHRLVVGAHYGLRDWLAQRATAIVMAIYTVLLLVMFLTGSNFSYEGWAGIFAHQWFKMATFAVIVCLLYHAWVGMRDVWMDYVTHNVFIRLIFQVATIVWLIACVGYAAQILWRI, encoded by the coding sequence ATGGCAAATAACAATATCGGCCCACATCGCCTCGTTGTCGGCGCGCATTACGGTTTGCGTGACTGGCTGGCGCAACGTGCGACCGCCATCGTCATGGCTATTTACACTGTTTTGCTGCTGGTGATGTTCTTGACCGGTTCGAATTTCAGTTACGAAGGCTGGGCCGGCATTTTCGCTCATCAATGGTTCAAAATGGCAACTTTCGCCGTCATCGTTTGCTTGCTCTACCACGCTTGGGTGGGGATGCGCGATGTCTGGATGGACTATGTCACACATAATGTCTTTATTCGTTTGATCTTTCAGGTGGCTACCATCGTGTGGCTGATTGCTTGTGTCGGCTATGCCGCACAGATTTTGTGGAGAATATAA
- the sdhC gene encoding succinate dehydrogenase, cytochrome b556 subunit: MSEVVKSRPRFGVMRLIDATGYRLPLAGFVSILHRVSGIVMFLLLPFILFLLDKSLTSELSFAELQGLASGVFVKLVILALSWAFLHHFCAGVRHLFMDFHYGLDKHTARQSAVTVLALSLTLTALVALKLFGVF, encoded by the coding sequence ATGTCTGAAGTAGTGAAGAGCAGGCCACGTTTCGGCGTGATGCGCCTGATTGATGCAACTGGGTACCGATTGCCGCTGGCCGGCTTCGTATCGATATTGCATCGCGTCAGTGGGATAGTGATGTTTTTGTTGTTGCCGTTTATTTTGTTCTTGTTGGATAAGAGCTTGACATCGGAACTGTCGTTCGCGGAGTTGCAGGGTTTGGCATCGGGTGTGTTCGTGAAGTTAGTAATTTTGGCTTTGTCTTGGGCCTTTTTGCACCATTTTTGCGCTGGTGTTCGTCATTTGTTCATGGACTTTCATTATGGTCTCGATAAGCACACTGCACGTCAATCGGCCGTGACGGTGTTGGCGTTGAGTTTGACGCTGACAGCCTTAGTCGCATTGAAATTGTTTGGAGTATTTTAA
- a CDS encoding GntR family transcriptional regulator, which translates to MNSITPNAAVSVTNSGGVGTGSAATSLSPTFSPLYQQIKSLITQSLQSGEWKPGELIPSEMELAARFKVSQGTVRKAIDELSAENLVVRRQGKGTFVATHHEARSQFRFLRLAPDEGVPHYPENKIIEVRRVRAPAEVARMLDLKSGDSVVFIRRVQYFSGVATILDDLWLPGAIFKGLTAERLTEYKGPMYGLFESEFGTHMIRASEQIRAVCADAVSAQWLELPIGTPLLNVERVSFTYGDKPVELRRGLYLTRHHHYRNELS; encoded by the coding sequence ATGAATTCAATCACACCAAATGCCGCTGTTTCTGTCACCAATTCGGGCGGCGTGGGTACCGGCAGCGCGGCGACCAGCTTGTCGCCGACCTTCAGTCCTCTGTATCAGCAAATCAAGTCTCTGATTACTCAGAGTCTGCAGTCGGGCGAATGGAAGCCGGGCGAACTGATTCCGAGTGAGATGGAATTGGCGGCACGTTTCAAGGTCAGTCAAGGGACGGTGCGCAAAGCCATCGATGAATTATCGGCCGAAAATTTGGTGGTACGCCGCCAAGGGAAGGGCACTTTTGTGGCGACGCACCACGAGGCGCGCTCACAATTCCGTTTCTTACGCCTGGCCCCCGACGAAGGTGTGCCGCATTATCCGGAAAATAAAATCATCGAAGTCCGACGTGTCCGTGCGCCGGCCGAAGTGGCGCGCATGCTTGATCTCAAGTCGGGCGACTCGGTCGTGTTCATACGGCGCGTCCAGTATTTTTCCGGCGTGGCGACGATTCTCGACGACCTCTGGTTGCCCGGGGCTATCTTCAAGGGCTTGACGGCCGAGCGTTTGACCGAATACAAGGGGCCGATGTACGGCTTGTTTGAAAGCGAGTTCGGCACCCACATGATCCGCGCCTCGGAACAAATTCGTGCGGTCTGCGCCGATGCCGTCAGTGCGCAGTGGTTGGAGTTGCCGATCGGGACGCCGCTGCTCAATGTGGAGCGAGTCTCGTTCACTTACGGCGATAAACCGGTGGAGTTGCGGCGCGGTTTGTACTTGACGCGGCATCATCATTATCGCAATGAGCTCAGTTAA
- a CDS encoding malate dehydrogenase — MAKSPMRVAVTGAAGQIGYSLLFRIANGDMLGKDQPVILQLLEIPDEKAQKALKGVMMEIDDCAFPLLAGMTAHSDPMTAFKDIDVALLVGARPRGPGMERKDLLEANAQIFTVQGKALDAVASRNVKILVVGNPANTNAYIAMKSAPSLPAKNFTAMLRLDHNRALSQVAAKIGKPITAIEKLCVWGNHSPTMYADYRFATADGAAVKDLINDQVWNKDVFLPTVGKRGAAIIEARGLSSAASAANAAIDHVRDWVLGTNGKWTTMGIPSDGSYGIPEGTMFGFPVTTENGEYTIVQGLEINEFSRERINLTLKELQEERDGVKHLVG; from the coding sequence ATGGCTAAATCCCCTATGCGCGTAGCAGTGACCGGCGCTGCCGGTCAAATCGGTTATTCCCTTCTGTTCCGCATCGCCAACGGCGACATGCTCGGCAAAGACCAACCGGTCATCTTGCAATTGCTGGAAATTCCTGACGAAAAAGCGCAAAAAGCGCTCAAAGGCGTCATGATGGAAATCGACGATTGCGCCTTCCCATTGCTGGCTGGCATGACTGCCCACAGCGACCCGATGACTGCATTTAAAGACATCGACGTTGCCCTGCTGGTTGGCGCACGTCCACGCGGCCCTGGCATGGAACGCAAAGATTTACTCGAAGCCAATGCACAGATTTTCACCGTACAAGGCAAGGCACTCGACGCTGTCGCTTCACGCAATGTCAAAATCTTGGTAGTCGGTAACCCAGCCAACACCAATGCTTACATCGCGATGAAATCGGCCCCGAGCCTGCCAGCGAAAAACTTCACAGCCATGTTGCGCCTCGATCACAACCGTGCCTTGTCTCAAGTCGCGGCCAAAATCGGCAAGCCAATTACTGCCATCGAGAAATTGTGCGTTTGGGGCAATCACTCGCCAACCATGTATGCTGACTACCGTTTCGCTACGGCCGACGGCGCAGCAGTCAAAGATTTGATCAACGACCAAGTATGGAACAAAGACGTGTTCCTGCCTACCGTTGGCAAACGTGGTGCCGCCATCATTGAAGCGCGCGGTTTGTCGTCGGCTGCGTCGGCTGCCAATGCCGCCATCGACCACGTGCGTGACTGGGTCTTGGGTACGAATGGTAAATGGACTACCATGGGCATCCCTTCGGATGGCTCTTACGGTATTCCTGAAGGCACCATGTTCGGTTTCCCAGTTACCACAGAAAACGGCGAATACACGATAGTCCAAGGTTTGGAAATCAATGAATTCTCGCGCGAACGGATTAACCTCACACTCAAAGAATTGCAAGAAGAGCGTGATGGCGTCAAACACCTGGTAGGCTAA
- a CDS encoding HpcH/HpaI aldolase/citrate lyase family protein encodes MHPSQALFQDQVLPRLLPVCDHYAGAEKLMRKALSLQQEFGPLFDITFDCEDGAATGNEATHAHMVATLINSADNRYQRVGVRVHDLAHPSFTQDLNIILAACATKLAYLVLPKVNSATQVSAAIAQINQHAQAAGRALLPIHVIIETHEALADVMAIAALPQIECLSFGIMDFVSAHYGAIGAAAMCSPGQFTHPLVLRAKLEIAAACHRYGKVASHNVTTEIRDLDVVAADAKHAGALLGYTRMWSIHPQQIPAILAALSPQHDEIRQASEILTAAQRAHWAPIQYDGKLHDRASYRYYWTLLQRAALSSNNLPDMAKDLLQGIHS; translated from the coding sequence ATGCATCCTTCTCAAGCCCTCTTCCAAGATCAAGTCCTGCCGCGCTTGCTGCCGGTGTGCGATCATTATGCGGGCGCGGAAAAGCTGATGCGCAAAGCCCTCAGTCTGCAACAAGAATTCGGTCCCCTGTTCGATATCACTTTCGACTGCGAAGATGGTGCCGCGACCGGCAATGAAGCCACGCATGCGCACATGGTCGCCACCCTGATCAACAGTGCGGACAATCGGTATCAACGCGTCGGCGTGCGTGTGCACGACCTCGCCCATCCCAGCTTCACCCAAGACCTGAACATCATTCTGGCGGCCTGCGCCACGAAACTGGCCTATTTGGTGCTGCCGAAGGTGAATTCGGCCACGCAGGTCAGCGCCGCAATTGCGCAAATCAATCAGCACGCCCAGGCCGCCGGCCGTGCGCTGCTGCCGATTCATGTCATCATTGAAACGCACGAAGCTTTGGCCGATGTGATGGCCATCGCCGCCCTGCCGCAAATCGAATGCCTGTCCTTCGGCATCATGGATTTTGTCTCGGCCCACTACGGCGCGATTGGCGCTGCGGCGATGTGCTCGCCCGGCCAATTCACGCACCCACTGGTGCTGCGCGCCAAGCTGGAAATCGCCGCGGCCTGCCATCGCTACGGCAAAGTTGCTTCACACAATGTCACCACCGAGATCCGCGATCTCGACGTCGTGGCGGCCGATGCCAAGCATGCCGGTGCGCTGCTCGGCTACACCCGCATGTGGAGCATCCATCCGCAGCAAATCCCAGCCATTCTCGCCGCTCTCTCACCACAACACGATGAGATACGCCAAGCGAGCGAAATTTTAACTGCAGCCCAACGTGCGCACTGGGCACCGATACAATATGACGGCAAATTACATGACCGCGCCAGTTATAGGTATTACTGGACGCTGTTGCAACGCGCTGCATTAAGCAGCAATAACCTGCCGGATATGGCAAAAGATTTACTTCAAGGAATACACTCATGA
- the acnA gene encoding aconitate hydratase AcnA: MSQNAYQDAFKTLKDFKISETKKGKFFSLPALEKSLGVKISRLPVSIRVVLESVLRNCDGKKVTAEHVKQLANWSATGARSDEIPFVVSRVVLQDFTGVPLLADLAAMRNVAAKHGKNPKNIEPLVPVDLVVDHSVQIDHFREKKALDLNMKLEFARNNERYQFMKWGMQAFDTFGVVPPGFGIVHQVNLEYLARGVHKVKDAKKNDIYYPDTLVGTDSHTTMINGIGVVGWGVGGIEAEAGMLGQPVYFLTPDVVGVNLTGALREGCTATDLVLTITELLRKAKVVGKFVEFFGAGTRSLSLTDRATIANMAPEYGATMGFFPVDEATLDYFKGTGRTKAEIDAFEAYFKAQKMFGIPNAGEIDYTNEISLDLASVAPSLAGPKRPQDRIEIGNVKSTFADLFAKPTAENGFNKKIEDLDVVYTNSDNVKVKNGDILIAAITSCTNTSNPSVLLAAGLLAKKAVEAGLKVAPHIKTSLAPGSRVVTKYLEAAGLLPYLEKLGFGVTAYGCTTCIGNAGDLTPAMNEAIVANDIVASAILSGNRNFEARIHPNIRSNFLASPPLVVAYAIAGNMTKDLMTEPVGRAKGKDIFLGDIWPTSAEINKLMKFAMNSKTFKDNYADVKGAPGKLWENIAGVAEGEVYNWPTSTYIAEPPFFADFTMEPKAAATGISGARALGVFGDSITTDHISPAGSIKESSPAGKWLKENGVLPADFNSYGSRRGNHEIMMRGTFANVRIKNLMIPAKEDGSRVEGGETLFQPSGAPMSIYDAAMQYVADGVPTMIFGGEEYGTGSSRDWAAKGTQLLGVKAVIARSFERIHRSNLVGMGVLPLQFLGSDSVDTLGITGNESFDLKGIENEIKPQQEVTLVIHRANGESIDVKVLLRIDTPIEVDYYKHGGILPFVLRQLLAA; encoded by the coding sequence ATGAGCCAAAATGCGTACCAAGATGCATTCAAAACACTGAAAGATTTCAAGATTTCAGAAACAAAGAAAGGCAAATTCTTTTCTCTGCCAGCCCTGGAAAAAAGTCTCGGCGTCAAAATCTCGCGCCTGCCGGTTTCCATACGCGTGGTACTGGAATCTGTTCTGCGCAATTGCGACGGTAAAAAAGTCACCGCCGAACACGTCAAGCAATTAGCCAACTGGAGCGCCACCGGTGCCCGCAGCGATGAAATTCCTTTCGTGGTTTCACGCGTGGTCTTGCAAGATTTTACCGGTGTCCCGCTGCTGGCCGATTTGGCTGCCATGCGTAACGTCGCTGCCAAACATGGCAAAAACCCGAAAAATATCGAACCGCTGGTACCGGTCGATCTGGTGGTCGATCACTCGGTACAGATTGATCATTTCCGCGAAAAGAAAGCCCTCGACCTGAACATGAAACTGGAATTCGCGCGCAACAACGAGCGCTACCAGTTCATGAAATGGGGCATGCAAGCATTCGACACCTTCGGCGTCGTGCCACCAGGCTTCGGTATCGTCCATCAAGTTAATCTGGAATACTTGGCGCGCGGCGTACACAAAGTCAAAGATGCCAAGAAAAATGACATCTACTACCCGGATACCTTGGTCGGTACCGATTCCCACACTACCATGATCAACGGCATCGGCGTAGTCGGCTGGGGCGTGGGCGGCATTGAAGCTGAAGCCGGCATGCTCGGCCAACCGGTTTACTTCCTGACACCAGACGTGGTCGGCGTCAACCTGACCGGCGCACTGCGCGAAGGCTGTACGGCCACCGATCTGGTTCTGACTATCACTGAATTGCTGCGCAAAGCTAAAGTGGTCGGCAAATTCGTCGAATTCTTCGGTGCCGGCACCCGTTCCCTGTCCTTGACAGACCGCGCCACCATCGCCAACATGGCACCCGAATACGGTGCCACCATGGGCTTTTTCCCAGTTGATGAAGCGACGCTCGATTACTTCAAAGGCACTGGCCGTACCAAGGCAGAAATCGATGCGTTCGAAGCCTATTTCAAAGCACAGAAAATGTTCGGCATTCCGAACGCCGGCGAGATCGATTACACCAATGAAATCAGTCTCGACCTGGCAAGCGTTGCACCCTCGCTGGCTGGCCCGAAACGCCCGCAAGATCGCATCGAAATCGGTAACGTCAAATCGACCTTCGCCGACTTGTTCGCGAAACCGACAGCAGAAAACGGCTTCAACAAAAAGATTGAAGATCTCGACGTCGTCTACACCAACAGCGACAATGTCAAAGTTAAAAACGGCGATATCCTGATTGCTGCGATCACTTCCTGCACCAATACTTCCAACCCTAGCGTGTTGTTGGCAGCCGGTTTGCTGGCCAAGAAAGCGGTCGAAGCCGGCCTGAAAGTCGCTCCGCACATCAAAACTTCGCTCGCCCCTGGCTCACGCGTCGTCACTAAATATCTGGAAGCGGCCGGTCTGTTGCCATATCTGGAAAAACTCGGTTTCGGCGTCACCGCCTACGGTTGCACCACCTGCATCGGTAATGCCGGCGACTTGACACCAGCGATGAACGAAGCCATCGTTGCCAACGACATCGTCGCCTCTGCGATTCTGTCCGGCAACCGCAATTTCGAAGCACGGATTCACCCGAACATTCGCTCTAACTTCCTGGCCTCGCCACCGTTGGTCGTCGCTTACGCGATCGCCGGTAACATGACCAAAGATTTGATGACGGAACCAGTCGGTCGCGCCAAAGGCAAAGACATTTTCCTCGGCGATATCTGGCCGACCAGCGCAGAAATCAATAAGCTGATGAAGTTCGCGATGAACTCCAAAACGTTTAAAGACAACTACGCCGATGTCAAAGGCGCACCGGGTAAATTGTGGGAAAACATCGCCGGCGTGGCCGAAGGTGAAGTCTACAACTGGCCAACTTCGACTTACATCGCCGAGCCACCATTCTTCGCTGACTTCACGATGGAGCCGAAAGCGGCTGCCACTGGCATCAGCGGTGCGCGTGCCTTGGGCGTGTTCGGCGATTCGATCACTACCGATCACATCTCGCCAGCCGGTTCCATCAAGGAATCGAGCCCAGCCGGTAAATGGCTCAAAGAAAACGGCGTATTGCCAGCCGATTTCAATTCCTACGGCTCGCGTCGTGGTAACCATGAAATCATGATGCGCGGTACCTTTGCCAACGTCCGCATCAAAAACTTGATGATCCCGGCCAAGGAAGATGGCTCCCGCGTCGAAGGCGGCGAAACCCTGTTCCAACCATCGGGCGCACCAATGTCGATCTACGATGCAGCCATGCAGTATGTAGCTGACGGCGTACCGACCATGATTTTCGGCGGCGAGGAATACGGCACTGGCTCGTCACGCGATTGGGCTGCCAAAGGCACACAATTGCTCGGCGTTAAAGCTGTCATCGCACGTTCCTTCGAACGTATCCACCGCTCCAACTTGGTCGGCATGGGCGTCTTGCCTTTGCAATTCCTTGGCAGCGACAGCGTCGACACGCTCGGCATCACCGGCAATGAATCGTTCGACCTCAAAGGGATAGAAAACGAAATCAAGCCACAGCAAGAAGTGACGCTGGTAATCCATCGCGCCAATGGCGAAAGCATCGATGTCAAAGTACTGTTGCGCATCGATACACCAATCGAAGTCGACTACTACAAACACGGCGGCATTCTGCCATTCGTGTTGCGTCAATTGTTGGCTGCGTAA
- a CDS encoding cystathionine beta-lyase yields MQKIPQDETRFIHSPYQAPAGFAALPVAIHHASTVIFSDVAAMRARSWLDKSSYTYGLHGTPTSFTLEARLAEIEGGKHCLLAPSGLAAISLLDLALLKTGDDVLLPENVYGPNRDLAQWLNQQFGISARCYDPLIGAGIAELIRPETRLIWTEAPGSVTMEVPDIPAICAAAHARGVLVALDNTWAAGLAFAAFEHGVDIVMQALTKYQSGGSDVLMGALITRDAELYQRLQLAHMRLGYGIGMDDAYLVLRNLSSLKLRLEAHDRSARLVAQWLAQRTEISRVLHPALPDCPGHAIWQRDFSAAGGLFSVIFDARYTEAQTDRFVDSLRLFKIGFSWGGAHSLCLPYRVASMRSDWQEPGTLVRFNIGLEHTADLLADIEQALQCMVSGA; encoded by the coding sequence ATGCAAAAAATACCGCAAGATGAAACCCGTTTTATTCATAGCCCTTATCAAGCGCCGGCTGGTTTTGCCGCGCTGCCGGTAGCGATACACCACGCCTCGACGGTGATATTTAGCGACGTGGCAGCGATGCGAGCGCGCAGTTGGCTGGATAAATCCTCTTACACCTATGGCTTGCACGGTACCCCGACGAGCTTCACGCTGGAAGCGCGCTTGGCGGAAATCGAAGGCGGTAAACACTGCCTGTTAGCACCGAGTGGCTTGGCGGCCATCAGCTTACTCGATTTGGCATTATTGAAGACTGGTGACGATGTGCTGTTGCCCGAGAATGTGTATGGTCCTAACCGCGATTTGGCGCAATGGTTGAATCAACAGTTCGGCATCAGTGCGCGCTGCTATGATCCGCTGATCGGTGCCGGAATTGCCGAGTTAATAAGGCCGGAAACGCGTTTGATTTGGACTGAAGCGCCGGGCTCGGTGACCATGGAAGTGCCCGATATTCCGGCCATCTGTGCCGCCGCGCATGCGCGTGGGGTGCTGGTGGCGCTCGATAATACCTGGGCAGCCGGGCTCGCCTTTGCCGCCTTCGAGCACGGCGTCGATATCGTCATGCAAGCCTTGACCAAGTATCAAAGCGGCGGCTCCGATGTCTTGATGGGGGCCTTGATTACGCGTGATGCCGAACTGTATCAGCGCTTGCAGCTTGCCCACATGCGCCTCGGTTATGGTATCGGCATGGATGACGCCTATTTGGTGTTGCGCAATTTGAGTAGCTTGAAACTACGTTTAGAGGCGCACGATCGCAGCGCGCGCTTGGTCGCACAATGGCTGGCGCAGCGCACCGAAATCAGCCGGGTCTTGCATCCGGCCTTGCCTGATTGTCCTGGGCACGCGATTTGGCAGCGTGATTTCAGCGCTGCCGGCGGCTTATTTTCGGTGATCTTTGACGCTCGCTACACGGAAGCGCAAACCGACCGTTTCGTCGACAGTTTGCGTTTATTTAAAATCGGCTTCAGTTGGGGCGGTGCGCACAGTTTGTGCCTGCCTTACCGGGTCGCCTCCATGCGCAGCGACTGGCAAGAGCCGGGCACACTGGTGCGTTTCAATATAGGGCTGGAGCACACGGCTGATCTGCTGGCCGACATCGAGCAGGCGCTGCAGTGCATGGTCTCCGGTGCCTGA
- a CDS encoding transporter substrate-binding domain-containing protein translates to MKQLIAFVSTALVGLNLFLCAALPAAAMTRVIYPLGEVAHDTRYDDVIEILKTALKKTRSTHGDYLCIPSPVLMPKKRFLIELQQPTHSIDIAWNPTSEALESELTPIRIPLRKGLLGYRIALIRREDQVRFDQVNSIEDLKKFTLGQGNGWVDNAIYQAAGIMTLEAQYSQLIKMLAAQRFDFFPRGVSEVESEYQANHLAYPELAIENNLLLYYPFPDYFFFNHADTALKNRIESGLRIMQKDGSFDRIFNKYNLATIQKLKLKQRRLLRLNNPTLPKKTPLNETALWFVPDM, encoded by the coding sequence TTGAAACAGCTGATTGCGTTCGTAAGCACTGCCCTTGTCGGTCTCAATTTGTTTTTGTGCGCAGCACTGCCTGCTGCCGCCATGACACGCGTGATCTATCCCTTGGGCGAAGTCGCACACGATACCCGCTATGATGACGTCATCGAGATACTCAAAACCGCGCTCAAAAAAACGCGCAGCACGCATGGCGACTATCTGTGCATCCCTAGTCCAGTGCTGATGCCGAAAAAACGTTTTTTAATTGAATTGCAACAGCCTACGCACAGCATCGACATCGCATGGAATCCCACCTCAGAAGCATTGGAGAGCGAACTCACACCGATCCGCATTCCATTGCGCAAGGGCTTGCTTGGCTATCGCATTGCCTTGATACGCCGCGAAGATCAAGTCCGCTTCGACCAAGTCAACAGCATCGAAGATTTGAAAAAATTCACTCTCGGCCAAGGTAATGGCTGGGTCGATAATGCCATCTATCAGGCTGCCGGCATCATGACGCTTGAGGCGCAATACAGTCAGTTGATCAAAATGCTGGCGGCGCAACGCTTTGATTTTTTCCCGCGTGGCGTGAGTGAAGTCGAGAGCGAATACCAAGCGAATCACTTGGCTTACCCAGAGTTGGCAATAGAAAACAATTTACTGCTGTATTACCCTTTTCCCGACTACTTTTTTTTTAATCACGCCGATACCGCTTTGAAAAACAGGATAGAAAGTGGCTTACGTATCATGCAAAAAGACGGCAGCTTTGATAGAATTTTCAATAAATACAATCTGGCGACGATACAAAAATTGAAGCTCAAGCAGCGCCGTCTGCTGCGGCTGAATAACCCGACCTTACCAAAAAAAACGCCGCTCAATGAGACGGCGTTGTGGTTCGTTCCGGATATGTGA
- the rimO gene encoding 30S ribosomal protein S12 methylthiotransferase RimO, giving the protein MSITEIRRQETAVTPKVGFISLGCPKALTDSEQILTQLRAEGYETAKSYEGADLVIVNTCGFIDAAVQESLDAIGEALAENGKVIVTGCLGKKKDRDGNDMILAIHPKVLEVTGPHALTEVMTAVHKHLPKPHEPFFDLVPPQGVKLTPKHFAYLKISEGCNHRCSFCIIPSMRGDLVSRPIAEVMLEAENLFKAGVKELLVISQDTSAYGVDIKFRTGFWDGKPLKTHMTQLVEALGELAKRYDAWVRLHYVYPYPHVDHIIPFMNNGHVLPYLDVPLQHAHPDVLKRMKRPASGEKNIERIRAWREMCPEITIRSTFIAGFPGETEEEFAYLLDFLREAQIDRLGCFAYSPVDGASANDLPGQVPDEVREDRRRRVMELQEGISKQRLQAKVGKTMRVLIDTLDRSGGVGRSAADAPEIDGVVYIKPPYEPNRKLLVGEFVDVLITAADAHDLWGNAL; this is encoded by the coding sequence ATGTCTATAACTGAAATACGCCGCCAAGAAACTGCCGTTACGCCGAAAGTGGGATTCATCTCGCTCGGTTGCCCGAAAGCCCTGACCGATTCCGAGCAAATTCTCACGCAATTGCGTGCAGAAGGCTACGAAACAGCCAAATCCTACGAAGGTGCCGACCTCGTCATCGTCAATACTTGTGGTTTCATCGATGCGGCAGTGCAAGAGTCGCTCGATGCCATCGGTGAAGCCTTGGCCGAAAATGGCAAAGTCATCGTCACTGGTTGCTTGGGCAAGAAAAAAGACCGTGATGGCAACGACATGATTTTGGCGATACATCCGAAAGTGCTGGAAGTGACCGGACCGCATGCCTTGACGGAAGTCATGACTGCCGTGCATAAACACTTGCCGAAACCGCATGAGCCATTTTTTGATTTGGTGCCGCCACAAGGTGTCAAACTCACACCTAAGCATTTCGCGTATTTAAAAATTTCAGAAGGCTGTAATCACCGCTGCAGCTTTTGTATCATTCCCTCGATGCGTGGCGACTTGGTGTCGCGACCTATCGCCGAAGTCATGCTGGAAGCGGAAAATTTGTTCAAAGCCGGGGTCAAGGAATTGCTCGTCATTTCGCAAGATACCAGTGCCTATGGCGTCGACATCAAGTTCCGTACCGGTTTTTGGGATGGCAAGCCACTCAAGACGCATATGACACAACTGGTTGAAGCGCTCGGTGAGTTGGCTAAACGCTATGATGCCTGGGTTCGTTTGCACTACGTTTACCCGTATCCGCATGTCGATCACATCATCCCATTCATGAATAATGGCCATGTCTTGCCGTATCTTGATGTACCGTTGCAGCATGCGCACCCCGATGTCTTGAAGCGCATGAAGCGGCCGGCCAGTGGTGAAAAAAATATTGAACGTATCCGTGCTTGGCGTGAAATGTGTCCGGAAATCACGATACGCTCGACCTTCATTGCCGGCTTTCCCGGTGAGACCGAAGAAGAGTTTGCGTATCTGCTCGATTTCTTGCGCGAAGCGCAGATCGACCGCCTCGGCTGCTTTGCCTATTCGCCGGTCGATGGTGCCAGTGCCAATGACTTGCCCGGTCAAGTGCCGGATGAGGTGCGCGAAGACCGTCGTCGGCGTGTGATGGAATTGCAAGAAGGGATATCAAAACAGCGCTTGCAAGCCAAGGTTGGCAAGACCATGCGTGTGCTCATCGATACACTCGATCGCAGCGGCGGTGTCGGTCGCAGTGCTGCCGATGCGCCTGAGATTGATGGTGTGGTGTATATCAAGCCGCCTTACGAACCGAATCGCAAGTTGCTCGTCGGCGAGTTTGTCGATGTGCTGATCACGGCAGCCGATGCGCATGATTTGTGGGGTAATGCGCTCTGA
- a CDS encoding type II toxin-antitoxin system HicA family toxin: MNSKELIRMLEEDGWRHVRTTGSHHHFKHPTKPNLLTVPHPKKDLPIGTVHSILKKTGLK; the protein is encoded by the coding sequence ATGAACTCGAAAGAGCTAATTCGTATGCTGGAAGAAGATGGCTGGCGACATGTACGTACCACTGGCAGTCATCATCATTTCAAGCACCCGACGAAGCCTAACTTGCTGACGGTACCACACCCGAAGAAAGATTTGCCAATTGGTACAGTTCACAGCATCCTAAAAAAAACCGGACTCAAATGA
- a CDS encoding type II toxin-antitoxin system HicB family antitoxin: MDIPVVIHKEDGSVYGVSVPDIPGCYSHGETIEEAIKNTKVAIYGHVSILLELNEPFIITASKIDNLIQDPEYANGIWAVVDVDMSKIDTKPERIN; this comes from the coding sequence ATGGATATCCCCGTCGTCATACACAAAGAAGATGGAAGCGTATATGGAGTATCGGTTCCCGACATTCCAGGTTGCTATTCACACGGAGAAACTATTGAAGAGGCAATCAAAAACACAAAAGTAGCGATTTACGGTCACGTATCAATATTGCTCGAATTAAATGAACCATTCATTATTACCGCATCAAAAATTGATAATTTAATTCAAGACCCAGAATATGCCAATGGGATATGGGCTGTAGTAGACGTGGATATGTCCAAAATCGACACAAAACCAGAGCGAATAAACTAA